GTGGCGCGGGCTGCACAGCAGATGGCGCTGTGGGGTGCCGCCCAGGAGGCGCGCGCCTGGATTCGTCCGCTGTGGGAGCAAATGAAGGACTTTTCCGGCGAGGAGCGCGCAGAGCTTGGGCGTGCGCTGGGGGCGGCCATGGCGGGCATTGGCCCGGACTGGCTGCCGCGACTGGAAGCGGCTCGAACGCAGTTTGGACGCGAGCCCACGCTGGCGTGGGTGCTGGGCTTGGCGTTGGCAGAGATGCAGCTCTGGGGCAAGGCCAATCAGGTGTTGCGCAGTGCCGCAGCAGACGATCAGTTGCCCACGGCTCAGCGGCGTCAGGCCTGGGTGCGCCTGGCCGAATTGGCCGCTTTGGGTGAGGACAGCGAACAGCGGCTTGAGTGCCTTGAACAAGCCGCGCGATTGAATTAACTAGACAACACCTGAATTTTCGTTCTATACTCTTTGTCTTTCGGCGGCTGTAGCTCAGTTGGATAGAGTACTTGGCTACGAACCAAGGGGTCGTGGGTTCGAATCCTGCCAGCCGCGCCAGAAATTGAAGTAGAAGAAGAAACGAAGTATTGACAGGCAACACAGGGCGCAAGCTCTTTTGCTTGAGCGGCTGTAGCTCAGTTGGATAGAGTACTTGGCTACGAACCAAGGGGTCGTGGGTTCGAATCCTGCCAGCCGCGCCAACATCTGAAGGGCCTGCGAGAAATCGCAGGCCCTTTTTCATTTCTTCCCCTCTCCCTCTCGTTCCGCGACTGAAGACAATGCCGCCATGAGCAAGGCTTTCACCAAAGAGCAGGATGGCGACGACGAGGACGAACTGGCACTGCCAGCGCTGCCGGCTGGCACGCGCAACTACCTCACCCCTGAGGGCTATGCCAAGCTCAGAGCGGAGTTCATGGAACTGCTGGATGTAGAGCGGCCGAAGATCGTTGAGGTGGTCTCCTGGGCGGCTAAAAACGGCGACCGCTCTGAGAACGGTGACTATCTCTATGGCAAGAAGCGGCTGCGCGAGATCGATCGGCGTTTGCGTTTCCTGACCAAAAGACTCGATATCGCCGAGGTCGCCGACCCCAGCATCCATTACGGTGCCGATCAGATCTTCTTTGGTGCCACCGTCAGCTACTGCACGGCGGATGGCCAAGAGCGCCGCATCACCATCAAAGGCATCGACGAGGCGGACAGCCTGCGCGGTGAGGTGAGTTGGGTGGCCCCCATCGCACGGGTGCTGCTGAAGGCAAGGGTGGGTGATGAGCTGCAACTACTGACCCCGGGTGGGGTCGAGACGATCGAGGTGCTGGCCGTTAGCTATCCCGCGCCGGGGACAGGCAAGTCTTAAGGGCGTACGCGCCAGACCCGCATCACTGGGTTGACGCGTTTGAGCAGGCGCAGGACATCGGCCAGGTGGTGGCGATCGCGCACCGCCACCAGCATGCGCATTTCAGCCGTTTCGCGTGCCACATCAGAGTCCTTGTTCATCTCGACATGCGTGATGTCGGCTTCCGCCTGGCTGACGCCGGCCGCCACCTGAGCTAGCGCACCTTTAACGTTGTTCATCAACACGCCGACTTCGGCCTCGAAGCTCTGGCTTAGTTCCTCGGCCCAGGCAACGGCAATCCAGTGCTCGCTATCGCGCTGGAATAGGCGACGGCCCGTCTGGCACTCGACGGTGTGGACCAAGAGGCCCTCGCCGCGACCCAGATAGCCGCGGATGTCATCGCCCGGAATGGGGTGGCAGCAGCCGGCGTAGCGCACCGAGGCGCCTTCGCTGCCATCCAGCAGCACCAGCCCTTGTTGTGGTGTGTCCTCGGCGCCAAAGCGGCCCATGGATAGCAGCACCGCATCGGGGCGCTGGCCGGCTTCGACCAACATGCGCGAGAGTTGCTTGGCCATCATGCTGGCGATCTTGCGGCCGACGCCAATTTCAATCAGCAACTCATCGGCGTTGCGGTGTCCGGCCCAGCGGGCCAAGGCTTGCCACAGCGCCGCTGCCTCACCTTCCAGGGGCGGCAGGGTCTGGCCTTCGGCCCGCAGGGCCTGCGCCAGCAGCTTCAGGCCAAGCTCTCGAGACTCGTCGTGCGCCAAGGTTTTCAGATGGTGACGGATCTTGCTGCGTGCGCGTCCTGTGCGCACAAAGCCGAGCCAGGCCGGATTTGGCCTTGCACTGGGCGCGGTCACGATCTCCACCACATCGCCGCTGCGCAGTTCGGTCCGCAAAGGCACCATCTCTCCATTCACCTGGGCTGCGACACAGCGGTCGCCAATGTCGGAGTGGATGGCGTAGGCGAAGTCCACCGGCGTGGCGCCCTTGGGCAAGGCGAGGATGCGCGAGCGGGGTGTGAAGACATAGACCGAGTCCGGGAACAGATCGATGCGGACATGCTCCAGAAACTCCCGGGCATCTCGGGTTTCGTTTTGAATATCCAGCAGCGACTGCAGCAGCCGCGAACCCAGTTGTTGGGCATCGGTCTTGCCCC
Above is a window of Inhella inkyongensis DNA encoding:
- a CDS encoding RelA/SpoT family protein, giving the protein MLRTLAAVRWPRSARPSTDTPQAHAASFDALIPHLHYLSKADLKRVRDAFRFADNAHLGQMRASGEPYITHPLAVTAICAEWRLDAQALMAALMHDAMEDCGVTKAELIERFEAPTAELVDGLTKLDKLQFSTKEESQAESFRKMLLAMARDVRVILIKLADRLHNMRTMESMAAPKQRRIARETLEIYAPIAHRLGLNQTYRELQDLSFRYEHPWRHALLDKAVTKARGHRRDLVKRIEQDVKQAFAQASLGVEVHGREKTLYSIYRKMRDKHLSFAQVSDIFGFRIVVDSLPQCYLALGVLHQLYKPQPGRFKDYIAIPKPNGYQSLHTTLVSPLGTAVEFQIRTESQHQVAEQGVAAHWLYKSRGKTDAQQLGSRLLQSLLDIQNETRDAREFLEHVRIDLFPDSVYVFTPRSRILALPKGATPVDFAYAIHSDIGDRCVAAQVNGEMVPLRTELRSGDVVEIVTAPSARPNPAWLGFVRTGRARSKIRHHLKTLAHDESRELGLKLLAQALRAEGQTLPPLEGEAAALWQALARWAGHRNADELLIEIGVGRKIASMMAKQLSRMLVEAGQRPDAVLLSMGRFGAEDTPQQGLVLLDGSEGASVRYAGCCHPIPGDDIRGYLGRGEGLLVHTVECQTGRRLFQRDSEHWIAVAWAEELSQSFEAEVGVLMNNVKGALAQVAAGVSQAEADITHVEMNKDSDVARETAEMRMLVAVRDRHHLADVLRLLKRVNPVMRVWRVRP
- the greB gene encoding transcription elongation factor GreB: MSKAFTKEQDGDDEDELALPALPAGTRNYLTPEGYAKLRAEFMELLDVERPKIVEVVSWAAKNGDRSENGDYLYGKKRLREIDRRLRFLTKRLDIAEVADPSIHYGADQIFFGATVSYCTADGQERRITIKGIDEADSLRGEVSWVAPIARVLLKARVGDELQLLTPGGVETIEVLAVSYPAPGTGKS